One window of the Deltaproteobacteria bacterium genome contains the following:
- a CDS encoding carbon-nitrogen hydrolase family protein, with product MRQDQWPRTHARRRPGRLALFALLLGLPGCSSDGATGDGGVSQDAATSPADGSTTRSDGKPAARDGSAASDGGAGPDDYGLTDGKQPQTRDSGPRRDGSLVFPDAGPPPPPPPAGSIKVAAIQYGPKSFSSVSGCADVNCGLIALVKQAAGNGATHIVTPEGVPDQGKYAELAPSVGHRPAGDPRWGSATVIGTWAKLATDLKVTLVFNVITQVGTGSTAALYNTEVVVNPDGIVLAVHFKFHLYGEKGVTPGTNCCDLFQTPAGKAGLLICADAQCVIWAMHQVSQSSCSQKTLKLMNDYVASKPRITFFSSYWMATGSQNQYWKPTTMMSDFAKYSGSYFVGANTIDGNYHGGGIFRPDGTAIETYDKTTPGIAYGVIPKP from the coding sequence ATGCGGCAAGACCAGTGGCCTCGGACGCATGCTCGCAGAAGACCCGGCCGCCTGGCACTCTTCGCGCTCCTCCTCGGCCTGCCGGGCTGCAGCAGCGACGGCGCGACGGGAGACGGCGGCGTCAGCCAGGACGCGGCCACGAGCCCCGCCGATGGCTCGACGACACGCTCGGACGGAAAGCCCGCCGCGCGCGACGGCTCAGCCGCGAGCGACGGCGGTGCGGGCCCCGACGACTACGGGCTGACGGACGGAAAGCAGCCCCAAACGCGGGACAGCGGGCCGCGCCGCGACGGGAGCCTGGTCTTTCCGGACGCCGGTCCACCGCCGCCACCGCCCCCCGCCGGGTCGATCAAGGTCGCGGCCATCCAGTACGGCCCGAAGAGCTTCAGCTCGGTGAGCGGCTGCGCGGACGTGAACTGCGGCCTCATCGCGCTGGTCAAGCAGGCCGCCGGCAACGGCGCCACGCACATCGTCACCCCCGAGGGGGTTCCCGACCAGGGCAAGTACGCCGAGCTGGCCCCGAGCGTCGGGCATCGGCCGGCCGGCGACCCGCGCTGGGGGTCCGCCACCGTCATCGGCACCTGGGCCAAGCTCGCCACCGACCTGAAGGTGACCCTGGTCTTCAACGTGATCACCCAGGTGGGCACCGGCTCGACCGCCGCGCTCTACAACACCGAGGTGGTGGTAAACCCCGATGGCATCGTGCTCGCGGTGCACTTCAAGTTCCACCTTTACGGCGAGAAGGGCGTCACCCCGGGCACGAACTGCTGCGACCTCTTCCAGACCCCCGCCGGCAAGGCCGGGCTGCTCATCTGCGCCGACGCCCAGTGTGTGATCTGGGCCATGCACCAGGTCAGCCAGAGCTCCTGCAGCCAGAAGACGCTCAAGCTGATGAACGACTACGTGGCCTCGAAGCCCCGCATCACCTTCTTCTCCTCGTACTGGATGGCCACCGGCTCGCAGAACCAGTACTGGAAGCCGACCACCATGATGTCCGACTTCGCGAAGTACTCCGGCAGCTACTTCGTCGGCGCCAACACCATCGACGGCAACTACCACGGCGGCGGCATCTTCCGCCCCGACGGGACGGCTATCGAGACCTACGACAAGACGACGCCGGGTATTGCGTACGGGGTGATTCCGAAGCCGTAG